The Demetria terragena DSM 11295 sequence GATGAGGATGGCGATTCGGCTGATTCGACGATCACGGTGACGGTGGAGCCTGGTGCTGATCCGGTGCCGCCGGTGGCGAACCCGGATGAGGAGACGACACCGTTGGATACTCCGGTGACGTTTGACCCGACCGAGAACGACACTCCTGGTGACACGCCGATTGTTCCTGGTGAGACCACGTTGTTGGATGAGGACGGTAATCCCACCGATGAGGTGACCATCCCGGATGTGGGCACGTTCACTGTTGAAGACAACGGTGAGATCACCTTCACGCCGGAGGATGGGTTCACGGGTACGACACCGCCGGTGGATTACCGGGTCTTTGATGAGGATGGCGACTCAGCTGACTCCACGATCACGGTGACGGTGGCCGACCCGGGTGGACCTGGTGACCCGGGCGATCCCGGTGACCCGGGCAATCCCGGTAACCCGGGCGGACCTGGTGACCCGGACAACCCGCAGGTTCCGACGGGCGACCCGGTGGCCCAAGGGCCGAACACCGGTCTGATCGCGGCTGGCCTGCTGGCTGTCCTGTTCGGATTGGTTGGCGGAGGTGTGGCTATCCGCCGATTCCGCGGATAGGAACGACAGTGGCTGTTGAAAACGGTCACTGAAGTGGGGCAGGAAACGCAGCGCGTTTCCTGCCCCACTTTCAATGCCAGGGGGTGGTCTTAGGCCACGCGGAGGCGGGCGCGTCGTGGCCGGGCTGACCTCAGCACCGAGTCGTAGTGCCCGAGCAGTTCGTCGGTCAGCGCTGACCAGGTCCGAGACTCCACGCGACGACGCCCGGAGGCGCCCATGCGTTCCCGGGCGGCCGGGTCGGCCACGAGGCCACCGACAGCTTGCCGCAGGGCGCCGTGACGGGTGGGATCAAAGAGGAAGCCGGTGACGCCGGGGCGCACGATGTCCAAGGGGCCGCCCACTGCGGGAGCGACCACGGGAAGCCCGCTGGCCATGGCCTCTTGGAGAGTCTGTCCGAAGGTCTCGTGGGTGCCGGAGTGCGCGAAAATATCAAGTGCGGCATAGGCCCGCGCCAGTTCATCGCCGGTGCGCATGCCCAGGAAGGACGCCTTGGGTAGGAGTTGTTCGAGGGAGCCCCGCGTTGGGCCATCGCCGATGATGGCCAGGCTGACACCGGGCATCGCTTCGATCGCCGCAAGCCGGTGGCAGTCCTTCTCTGGTGCCAGGCGTCCGACGTAGCCGGCGATGGTCTCGCCGTGGGGGGCGAGCATGGACCGCAAGTCTGCGACGTCGGCTTCGTCGCGTCGCCCGGGCCGGAACAGCTCGGTGTCGACTCCGCGCCGCCAGAGGGCCGTACGCGGAATGTCGTGCTCATCGAGTTGGCTCAGCGCGTGGGTGCTCGGCGCCAACGTCAGGTCAGCCAAGGAGTGGAACCGGCGTACCCAGTGCCAGGCCGTGGTCTCCACCTGGGGTGCAAGGGCGCCCGCGTGCTGAGCGAGGTAGCGAGGCATGTCGGTCTGGTAGACGGCAACGGTCGGGATGCCCAGGTTGTGCGCAGCGCTGAGACCCCGGGCGCCGAGCCCGAACGGCGACGCGGCGTGGACGACATCGGGGGCGAACTCGCGCAGGGTGCGCTCAAGGTCGGGGGAGGGCAACCCCACGCGGAATTTGCGGAGGGTGACGCCGCGGACGGCGTGGACCCGAAAGCCGGCGTACGTCGACGGCGCGGGAGCTGGTGCGATCACCAGCGCTTCGTGTCCGGCGGCGGCGAGGCACTCCAGGACGCGGCAGACACTGGTAGTCACGCCGTTGAGTGTGGGAAGGAACGACTCGGTGACGATCGCAATGCGCATGACTTCAGCGTGAGGGCTGGCTGTGGCGCCACGGAGTCCCTCATCTGATGACAGGGTGAGCGGCAGGTTAACGATGTGGACTACCGTCGCGTACATGTCGAACGTGGACGGGGAAATCGACGGCTTCTGGGCGGTCGTGCCCGCAGGTGGCTCAGGGACCCGATTGTGGCCGCTGTCACGCGCTGGCTCACCCAAATTCTTGTATGACTTCACCGGCTCTGGTCGCTCACTGCTGCAGGGCACGGTCGACCGGCTGGAGCCGTTGTGCACCAGCCGAGTCATGGTGGTGACGGGAGGCAGGCACGCCGAGGCGGCCCGCGAGCAGTTGCCCAATCTTCCCGACGATGGGCTGGTCGTCGAGCCATCCCCGCGTGACTCGATGCCAGCAATCGGGCTGGCAGCGGCGATCTTGGAGCGTCGCGATCCGGACGCGGTGCTGGGCTCGTTCGCCGCGGATCACCACATCACTGATGACGAGAGTTTCAGGGAGTGCGTACGCGAGGCCGTAGAGGTGGCGCGCACCGGTCGCCTCGTCACGCTTGGCATCGAGCCAACCCATGCCGCCACGGGCTTTGGCTACATCCACATGGGCGAGCCGCTCGAGGTTGACGGTGCGCCGCACGCCTGTGGGGTGCAATCTTTCGTTGAGAAGCCTGACGGTGTGACGGCGCAGCAGTACCTCGCGAGCGGTGAATATCGTTGGAACGCAGGAATGTTCGTCGTGAAAGCGACGGTGTTGCTGGACCTTCTGGCGACGTACCAGCCGGTGATGGCCACCCACCTGCGCGCGATCGCTGAGAACCCGATCCGGTTGGGGGAGCTATGGCCCCGGCTGACCAAGATCGCGATCGATCCGGCGGTCGCCGAGCCTGCTGCGGTGGACGACCGCGTGGCGGTCATCCCCGGTCGGTTCGGATGGGATGACGTTGGCGACTATGCCTCTCTCGCTTCGGTGCTCGGCGACTCACCCGACGTGCCGGGGGTCAAGATTCTTGGCGAGCGGGACCTGGTCGTCATGCAGGACGCCACCGGATTCGTTGCGCCCCAGTCGGGTCGCACGATCGTGGCGCTCGGCCTGGAGGACATCGTGGTGGTGGACACCCACGATGCCGTCATGGTGACGACCCGTGAGCGCGCCCAGGACGTGAAGCAGATCGTGGAACGCCTCAAGTTGGCCGGTCGCGAAGACCTGACCTGACGCACGACGGGACATAAGGATGCTGCCCAGCCGCACCAGGTGAGGCTGAACGGCATCCTTAAGCCGCGCGGGTTCGTCGAAACACCGCTGGGGCGCGGCACCCAGGCCGGCACTCAGTCGGTTCGCCACCCCACCCATCAGCCGCGAGTAGTGCGCTGATCTTGCCGGCCGTGAGGCACGGTCGATCGAAGACCTGCGCCCACCCGATGCGCGTACTGGCTAGACCGGCGAGTGAGGCATCAAGATCGCGCTCTAGGTCATGGTCGCGCCGGTCAGCGCCTTGATGAAATGCGCGGCCATCAAGTTCGATCGCCCGCCGGTCGGGGTAGAGCGCGTCACGCACTGCGACGCGCGGCCCGGTGGTGTCGGTGACCTGGCGAAGCGCTCGCGGAAGTCCGTGCGCGCGTTCGACTCGGTGGAGGTACCCGTGCTCGAGGACGGATGCGGCGCCGGTTGCGATGTCCTTGACTACCTCGGTGATCCAGCGGCGGTGGGCAAGACGTGCTCGCGTGTCGATTTCGTTCAGCATGCGCTCAGCGGTCGTTCGGCGCCCCTGCAACGGCTCGGCCAGGGCGGCGACTGCCTGCAGGTGGGCGTCATGGGCGCCGGAGCGCAGATGTGCCACGGCCACATCGATGGCGGCTGGTTCGGGTCGTTGCCGAGGTGGCGAACTCGCCCACAGCACTGCGCTCTCCAGCCTGGTGCATCGATGGAGGACGATCCATGGCGGCGCCACCAGGGCGCGCCCCGGGCCTACGAGTAGATGAACAGTGCCGTCGTCTCCCCACTTCCCCGGAAGTCGGGTGGGCTGACCGCTAGCGGCTCGTACGGCCGAAGTCCAGGCCAGTGCAGCGGGCGCGGCAAACAACACGGCTGCCCAGTCGCGCTGCAGGCGAGTCGGAGCACCGGTGTGGTTGGCGTATACCGATGGCAGGACCCTAGCCAGCTCCTTGCGCCGAAGCCATCGATCAATATCGTGACGCTGCGCTCCTGCGTCCAGCAGTTGGCTGCAGGCGATGACGATGACGCCCGATTGCCTCCCCAGGTCGGGCGTCACGGTGCTCAGATCCATCGGGTCAGCATCGCCTGCCGGAGCCAATTCGTGCCGAGTCGCCTGTGGATAGCGATGCACGTGCATTGATGGATGCTGTCCAGCCGCACGAGGTAAGGCTGAGGAGAACTCTTGGGCGCCGGTGGCCGCCGGGTAGGGTCACGGCGTGGTTCCTCGTCCTCGCCTTCGTACCCGCGCTCTCGATCTGGGTTATCGCGCTGTTGCGCGTCCGATCCTGTTCCGCAGCGGTGGCGGTGACGCCGAGTACGCCCACCACGAGACCTTGCGCCGCCTCCAGGAGGCAGGAGAGGACCCGCGGCGCCTCGCGCTGCTGTCGCGGCTGACGGATGTATGCGGCAGCGAACCGGTCGATGTTGCCGGTATCCAGTTTCCGCACCGTGTCGGCCTGGCGGCGGGTGTCGACAAGGACGGTATGGGCCTGCGCGCCTGGCCGGCGCTAGGCCTCGGGCACGTAGAACTAGGAACCGTGACGGGCGAACCGCAGCCCGGTAATCCCACGCCGAGGCTTTTTCGGCTCCGCTCCAGCCAGGCGATCATCAACCGGATGGGCTTCAACAACGCCGGGTCGCGGGCCTTGGCTGAGCGCCTTCGTGCGGTTGGCTCGGTCGGTATCCCAGTGGGCGTGAGTATCGGTAAGACCAAAGCCGTTCCGGTGGAGGAGGCCATCGCGGATTATCTTGCGAGTGTTCGCCACCTCGACGGGCTCGCCGACTATCTCGCGGTCAACGTGTCCAGCCCCAACACCCCGGGGTTGCGAAGCCTGCAAGACCGGGAGCCGCTGCGGGAACTGCTGGCCGCCATCACCTCGGAGGCCGCGACGCTGGCCCGTCAGCGCGGTGGGTCTCCGGTGCCGATCTTCGTCAAGGTCGCGCCCGACCTCAGCGACGCCGCGTTGCACGAGGTGATGGGCGTGGCCCAGGAAACGGATGTTTCTGGGTTGATCGCCACCAACACGACCGTGTCCCGGGATCGCATCGCGGATGCGGACCTGCCCCTGGCGAAGGAGGCCGGCGGTTTGTCTGGTGCGCCTTTGACGCGTCGGGCACGCCAGGTGGTCGGGTTGTTGGCAGGGGCCAGCGACCTGCCCGTCATTGGTGTCGGCGGCGTCATGAGCGCCGACGATGGCCGAGCGTTGGTGGATGCAGGCGCCTCGCTGGTCCAGATCTATACCGGGTTCATTTATCGCGGCCCCGCCTTGGTGCAGGAGCTCGTGCGGGCCTTGGACGTGGAGCCGCAGGAGGCTGCGTGAACGACCTCATCTCGACGCTGCGGCGGCGCTGGCCGGCCGTCGCTGTTGGCGTCATTGCCGCGATCCTGCTGATCGCGTTAGGCGTACAGAACAACCCGTCGTCGGACCGTACGGTGAACCCGAGTGGTTCCGCAGCCACGAGCGGGCAGACCTCCGGGGGCCTGCCACAGGTGGCGATTCAGGACCTCCCGCCAGAGGCGCGCACCACTATCGAGTTGATCGACCAGGGCGGCCCGTACCCCTATGACGAGGACGACTCGGACTTCCAGAATCGGGAAGGTCATCTGCCGCAGGCGCCCAGCGGCACCTATCGCGAATACACGGTGCGCACACCTGGCGAGTCCGATCGCGGCGCCCGACGCATCGTGAAGGCACGCGACGGAACGCTCTACTACACCGACGATCACTACGAATCGTTCACGCAGGTCAAGAGATGACTGAGGGCCAGCCAGACTCGACGCCGTGGTCGCGGATTGACCTCGACACCAGGGGCGTACGCGACAAGACGGAGTTGATGGATCGACTCACGGTCGCGCTAGACCTGCCGACCTGGTTCGGACGCAACTGGGACGCCTTGGCCGACTGCCTGCGCGAGGTGCGCGGCGAGCCGGGCGTCGAGTTCGTCTGGCGAGGCGAGCAGGACCTTCCCGAAGGTTTGCGCGAGACGCTGCACGACGTCCTGGACGAACGAGCCGAGGCGGGGCCGACACCCTGGCGCACCATCCGCGTCGAGGAGTAAACCTCGGCCCGACGTCAGCGTCCACGTGCCGGAATCTAGACTGTGGCAATTGTGAGCATCCCCCTCCCGACCGAGCACCTCGGCAGTGATCTGACCGAGCACGTCCGGGACCGTGTGCAGGCGCTCGAGCCGCTCCTGATCGAGATCCGACGCGACCTGCACGCCCATCCGGAGTTGTCGTGGAAGGAACACCGGACCACCGAGGCGGTGCACGAGCATCTCGACCGCGCAGGCATTTCTTACCGGCGCTTGCCTGGAACCGGTCTGGTCGCTGATCTGGGTGCGCCGAACCCCACCCGCCGCGTCGCCCTGCGTGCCGACCTGGACGCGCTCCCACTTCAGGACCGCTCCGGTGTGGAATTCTCGTCCGTCGTCGATGGTGTGGCGCATGCGTGCGGCCACGATGTGCACACGACCGCGTTGCTCGGCGCTGGCCTGGCGTTGCACGAGTTCCACGATGAACTCGTCGCCGCGGGCAGGGGAGTCCGGCTGCTGTTCCAACCCGCCGAAGAGCAGGTTCCGGGTGGCGCGCACCACGTCATGGACCACGGCGGGCTCGAAGGTGTGGACGAAGTCTTCGCGCTGCACTGCGACCCGAGCATCGACGTCGGGCAGGTGGGCTTGGTGTCTGGGCCGATTACCTCAGCGTGTGATGGGCTGACGGTCAATCTTTCTGGACGGGGTGGGCATACCTCGCGGCCGCATCTCACCCAAGATCTGGTCTACGCGCTGGGCAAGATCGTGACTGAGGTCCCGGCCGCGCTGACCCGACGGCTCGACCCGCGTGCGGGCGCCGCGCTCGTCTGGGGCCAGGTTCAGGCGGGGAATGCTCAGAACGTCATCCCTGCCGCGGGCTCGGTCTCCGGCACGTTGCGCGTCTTGGACGTCGGCTCATGGCGTACCGCTGCCGACCTCATCGAGAAGCTCGTCCATGAGGTCGCGGCACCGTACGACGTCACCGTCGACCTGGACTATGTCCGCGGCGTGCCGCCGGTGGTCAACCAACCGGCATCCGTGCTCGCGCTGAGTCGCGCCGCGACGACCACTATCGGGGCTGGAGCGGTGGTTCCGACGCAGCAGTCTCTTGGCGGCGAAGACTTCTCCTGGTACCTCACCGACCTCCCCGGCGCGATGGCTCGCCTGGGCACCCGCGCCCCCGGCGGCAAGACCTACGAACTGCATCAGGGCGACCTCGTCGTCGACGAGCGCGCGATCGGCTACGGCGCCATGGTTCTTGCCGGCGCCGCGCTGTACCACGGGTCTGGAGAGGGCACTTCTCCCGTTCGGTAACGGTTGGGTCACTACCCCTTCAGATGGCCTCGCGCTCGTACTTGGGAGTAGGTAGAGTTCGTTCGATTCGGGCCACTGTGGCCGACCGTTCGTCAGGGGCCTTTTCCTCTGCAACACCCCGTGAACGACCCTGCAAAATAAGGAGAACCCTGTGCGTCGAGCGCTCACAATGACGGCCGCGATGACCACCCTGGCCCTCGGTATGACGGCCTGCGGGTCAAGCGAGTCCACCGGTGGCGATGAGAAAGCCAAGACGACCGACCTGAAGGTCGGGATGGCTTACGACGTCGGTGGCCGCGGAGACCAGTCGTTCAACGACTCGGCCGCTAAAGGCTTGGACCGCGCCAAGGACAAACTAGGCGCCAAGATCAAAGATTCCTCGGCTCGTACCGGGGAGTCGGAGTCCGCCCGCGAGCAGCGACTACAGAGCCTGGTCGACGGTGGGTTCACCACGGTCATTGCCGTTGGGTACGCCTACGCCGAGGCAGTCGGCAAGGTCGCGAAGGCCAACCCGGACGTCAACTTCGCCATCATCGATGACGCGTCGAAGGCTTCGGCCGGCACCAACGTCGCCCAGATTACCTTCGCCGAGCATGAGGGCTCCTACCTCGCCGGTGCGGCTGCGGTCATGAAGTCGAAGAAGAAGCACCTTGGTTTCGTGGGTGGTGTGGAGACCCCCCTGATCAAGAAGTTTGAGGCCGGCTTCGTCGCAGGTGCCAAGAAGGCTGACCCGAAGGCCAAGGTCGAGGTCAACTACCTCACCCAGCCACCGGACTTCAGCGGCTTCGCCGACCCCTCGAAGGGCAAGACCGCGGCGCAGGGCATGTACCAAAAGGGCGCTGACATCGTCTACCACGCGGCGGGCGGCTCCGGCGCTGGTGTGTTTGATGCGACGGCCTCGGCCGGTAAGGGCAACTGGGCCATCGGTGTTGACTCCGACCAGGCCAAGACGGCCAAGGCCAGCGTCCGGCCGCTGATCCTGACTTCCGTGGTGAAGAACGTCGACGTGGGTGTCTACGACTTCATCAAGTCGGTTCAGGTCGGCTCGTTCAAGGGCGGCGCCAAGGAGTTCACGCTCAAGGATGGCGGCGTCAGCCTCGCCACCACCGGCGGCAACATCAAGGACATCCAGCCTGAGTTGGACAAGTTGAAGAAGCAGATCACCAACGGTGACATCAAGGTGCCGACCAGTCCCTGATCGTGACTGACCGGGCGCGTTAGGCGCGCCCAACCCATCTGACCTGGACGGCGCGCTACCGTGCCGTCCAGGTCGATGGTTTCTCAAGCCCCACGACAAGGCCCTGATCAGGAGCGTGTGTTATCAGCCAGACAGCAGCCGTTGAGCTCCACGGCATCACCAAGCGATTTCCCGGAGTCGTCGCCAACAAGGACATCGAGATTTCGGTCCGCCCTGGCACGGTGCACGCCCTCGTCGGAGAGAACGGCGCCGGCAAATCGACGCTGATGAAGATCCTCTATGGCGTCCAGCGCCCGGACGAGGGGACCATCACCATTAACGGGACGCAGGTGGAGCTACACAGCCCCACCGACGCCATCCAGGCCGGCATCGGCATGGTGTTCCAGCACTTCATGCTGGCCGACAATCTCACCGTCCTCGAAAACGTCGTCCTGGGCGCGGAGTCGATGCACGGCATCGGTGCCAACGCTCGACGAGAGATCGAGCGCATTAGCCAGGCCTACGGCTTGGGGATCCGGCCCGACGCGCTGGTCGCGAACCTCGGGGTCGGCGCCCGGCAGCGTGTCGAGATCCTCAAGGTGCTCTATCGAGGGGCCAAGATCTTGATCCTCGATGAGCCGACCGCCGTGCTGGTTCCGCAAGAGGTGGACGAACTCTTCGGCAACCTGGCCGAGTTGAAGTCCGAGAACCTCACGATCATCTTCATCTCGCACAAACTCGATGAAGTGCTGCAGGTCGCCGACGAGATCACCGTCATCCGGCGCGGCACCACGATCGACACAGTCGATCCCGCAGCGGTGACCGCACGCCAGTTGGCTGAATTGATGGTCGGCTCTGAGTTACCCACTCCCGACACCGAGGAGTCGACGGTCACCGACCGCGTCCTGCTGGAACTCACCGACTTGACCCTCCGCTCTGGCGAAGGACCAGCCCTTCTGAACGACATCGACCTTACGGTGCATGCCGGTGAGGTCGTGGGAATCGCTGGTGTCGAAGGCAATGGGCAAGAAGAGCTCATCGACATCATCATGGGGATGTCAGACCCTGACGAAGGACGCGTCACGTTCCTCGGCGAGGACATCACCGACTGGCATACCCGCAAGATCCGCGAGGCCGGAGTCGGCTACGTCCCCGCTGACCGGCACCGTCACGGTCTGCTGTTGGAGGCGCCGCTGTGGGAGAACCGCATCCTTGGCCACCAGACCCAGGCGCCCAACGTCAAAGGCCAGCGCATCGATGCCAAAGCCGCCCAGGCCGACACCGAGCGGATCGTCGAGACCTATGACGTACGTACCCCTGGCATTCATGTCACGGCCGGATCGCTGTCCGGTGGGAACCAGCAGAAACTGATCATTGGTCGGGAGATGAGCCACGCACCCCGGGTGCTGGTGGCAGCACACCCAACTCGCGGCGTCGATGTCGGCGCCCAGTCGGCCATCTGGGACCACCTACGCGAGGCCCGCCGCGAAGGCCTGGGAGTGCTCCTCATTTCGGCCGATCTTGACGAGCTGATCGGGCTGTCCGACACCATCCGGGTGATCCTGCGCGGTGCGTTGGTCGGCGAGTTTGACCCAGACACGGTGACGGCGCAGCAGTTGGGCTCTGCCATGACCGGTGCGGGCGACGAAAGCCCGGATGCCCGCCTCGACGAGCAGGAGCCGCAGGCATGAAGTCGACGCTCAAACTTGACCCCCGCGCGATCGGATTGGCCCTCGCTGCACCGGTTCTCGCGCTCCTGGTGGCCGTGCTGGTCACCTCCGCGCTTCTGCTGATCACCGGCGACCCCGTGGGCGAGGTGTGGCAGCAGATGCTGAAGGCGCCGCAACCCTCCCAGATGGTCGACATGATCAACTCGGCCACGGTGCTGTTTTTCTCCGCGGTCGCGGTGGCTATCGGCTTCCGCATGAAACTGTTCAACATCGGCGTGGACGGCCAGTACCGCGTCGCGGCGTTCGCTGCGGCAGCCGTTGGTGGTGAGGCCTGGCTCCCCGGCCCGCTCAACATCGTGCTGATCCTGTTGACCGCGATGGCGTGTGGCGCGTTCTGGGCAGGCATCGCGGGCTGGCTTAAAGTCACCCGCGGGGTCAGCGAGGTGATCTCCACGATCATGCTGAACGCCATCGCCACCGGAGTCGTGGCGTGGCTCCTGGCGAGGGTGGCGGCCGATCAGGCCGAAGGTTCCAACGAGATTGGCACCAAGGAACTGCCCGAGTCGTCGCAGATTCCCGGACTGAAGGTGTTCGCCTCGACCGAGAAGCGGGTCTACGCCCTGGTCATCCTGGCGATCATCGTCGGCGTGCTCTATTGGTACGTCATCAACAAGACCCGCTTCGGCTTCGACCTGCGGGCCACCGGCGAATCGGAGTCGGCGGCCGTGGCAAGCGGCGTTGACGTCAAGAAGATGGTTTTCGTCTCGATGCTGCTGTCCGGTGCCGTCGCCGGCCTAGTCGGTATGCCGCTGTTGTTGGGGGAGAGCTTCAACTACGGCACCGACTTCCAGGCAGGACTTGGCTTCTCCGGGATCGCGATCGCCCTGCTCGGCCGAAATACGGCTGGTGGCATGGCGCTCGGCGCGCTGCTGTGGGCCTACCTCGAGCGACAAGCAGTCACGCTACCGATCACCACCGACGTCGATGACTCCATCGTCGAGATCATCCAGGGCGTCATGGTGCTCGCCGTGGTGATCGCCTACGAAGTGGTGCGCAGAATGCGTCTGCGGTTGGAGCAGCAAGAAGTCACCAAGGAGTTGACCGCCAAGGACACATCACCTGAGGCAGCGACGAGCGGAGGCGACCGATGAGCGTCACGATGACGGGCAAGGTCGAGCAGCCGCATACCCCCGTGCAAGACATGGCCCGAGCGCGGAAGTGGCAGCTCATCTCGCTGGCGGTCTTCAGCGTCGTGGTGATGCTGTCGGCCCTGCGCGTAGTGACCGGAGCCGATGACATCGACTCTGCTGGTCTGATCAGCGCAGCGTTGGCCAGCGCGGTCCCGATCGGCTTGGCCGCGCTGGGTGGGCTGTGGTCCGAACGCGCCGGCGTCATCAATATCGGCCTCGAAGGCATGATGATCCTGGGGACCTGGGGCGCGGCCTACGCCACCCTCACCTGGGGGCCATGGATCGGACTCCTCGGTGGGATCGTTGCCGGGCTGTTGGGTGCGGTGATCCATGCGCTCGCAACCGTGGTGTTCGGCGTCGATCACATCGTCTCCGGTGTCGCGATCAACGTCATTGCGCCGGGCGCTGCGGCCTATCTCGCGTCGCGCACCTTCGCGACCATGGAGGGTGGCGGACCGACCCAGTCCCCGCCGCTTGAGCAGGTGTCGCGGCTGAGCGTTCCCGGCATCGGTGAGCCACTAGCGGACCTTGAGAAGCAAGACATCTTCTTTGTGTCCGATCTCGCGGGCATCCTGCGTGGCCTGCTCACCAACTTGTCGGCCGTCACCGTGATCGCCGTGCTGCTCGTGGTCGGATCCTGGTGGGTGCTGTGGCGAACGCCATTCGGGCTGCGCCTGCGCGCCTGTGGTGAGGGCCCCGTCGCAGCGGAGACCCTTGGCGTCAACGTGGCGCGATACAAGATCATCGCGGTCCTGATCTCCGG is a genomic window containing:
- a CDS encoding Ig-like domain-containing protein; amino-acid sequence: DEDGDSADSTITVTVEPGADPVPPVANPDEETTPLDTPVTFDPTENDTPGDTPIVPGETTLLDEDGNPTDEVTIPDVGTFTVEDNGEITFTPEDGFTGTTPPVDYRVFDEDGDSADSTITVTVADPGGPGDPGDPGDPGNPGNPGGPGDPDNPQVPTGDPVAQGPNTGLIAAGLLAVLFGLVGGGVAIRRFRG
- a CDS encoding glycosyltransferase family 4 protein, with translation MRIAIVTESFLPTLNGVTTSVCRVLECLAAAGHEALVIAPAPAPSTYAGFRVHAVRGVTLRKFRVGLPSPDLERTLREFAPDVVHAASPFGLGARGLSAAHNLGIPTVAVYQTDMPRYLAQHAGALAPQVETTAWHWVRRFHSLADLTLAPSTHALSQLDEHDIPRTALWRRGVDTELFRPGRRDEADVADLRSMLAPHGETIAGYVGRLAPEKDCHRLAAIEAMPGVSLAIIGDGPTRGSLEQLLPKASFLGMRTGDELARAYAALDIFAHSGTHETFGQTLQEAMASGLPVVAPAVGGPLDIVRPGVTGFLFDPTRHGALRQAVGGLVADPAARERMGASGRRRVESRTWSALTDELLGHYDSVLRSARPRRARLRVA
- a CDS encoding mannose-1-phosphate guanylyltransferase gives rise to the protein MSNVDGEIDGFWAVVPAGGSGTRLWPLSRAGSPKFLYDFTGSGRSLLQGTVDRLEPLCTSRVMVVTGGRHAEAAREQLPNLPDDGLVVEPSPRDSMPAIGLAAAILERRDPDAVLGSFAADHHITDDESFRECVREAVEVARTGRLVTLGIEPTHAATGFGYIHMGEPLEVDGAPHACGVQSFVEKPDGVTAQQYLASGEYRWNAGMFVVKATVLLDLLATYQPVMATHLRAIAENPIRLGELWPRLTKIAIDPAVAEPAAVDDRVAVIPGRFGWDDVGDYASLASVLGDSPDVPGVKILGERDLVVMQDATGFVAPQSGRTIVALGLEDIVVVDTHDAVMVTTRERAQDVKQIVERLKLAGREDLT
- a CDS encoding quinone-dependent dihydroorotate dehydrogenase, with translation MVPRPRLRTRALDLGYRAVARPILFRSGGGDAEYAHHETLRRLQEAGEDPRRLALLSRLTDVCGSEPVDVAGIQFPHRVGLAAGVDKDGMGLRAWPALGLGHVELGTVTGEPQPGNPTPRLFRLRSSQAIINRMGFNNAGSRALAERLRAVGSVGIPVGVSIGKTKAVPVEEAIADYLASVRHLDGLADYLAVNVSSPNTPGLRSLQDREPLRELLAAITSEAATLARQRGGSPVPIFVKVAPDLSDAALHEVMGVAQETDVSGLIATNTTVSRDRIADADLPLAKEAGGLSGAPLTRRARQVVGLLAGASDLPVIGVGGVMSADDGRALVDAGASLVQIYTGFIYRGPALVQELVRALDVEPQEAA
- a CDS encoding ribonuclease domain-containing protein; this translates as MNDLISTLRRRWPAVAVGVIAAILLIALGVQNNPSSDRTVNPSGSAATSGQTSGGLPQVAIQDLPPEARTTIELIDQGGPYPYDEDDSDFQNREGHLPQAPSGTYREYTVRTPGESDRGARRIVKARDGTLYYTDDHYESFTQVKR
- a CDS encoding barstar family protein; the protein is MTEGQPDSTPWSRIDLDTRGVRDKTELMDRLTVALDLPTWFGRNWDALADCLREVRGEPGVEFVWRGEQDLPEGLRETLHDVLDERAEAGPTPWRTIRVEE
- a CDS encoding amidohydrolase, translating into MAIVSIPLPTEHLGSDLTEHVRDRVQALEPLLIEIRRDLHAHPELSWKEHRTTEAVHEHLDRAGISYRRLPGTGLVADLGAPNPTRRVALRADLDALPLQDRSGVEFSSVVDGVAHACGHDVHTTALLGAGLALHEFHDELVAAGRGVRLLFQPAEEQVPGGAHHVMDHGGLEGVDEVFALHCDPSIDVGQVGLVSGPITSACDGLTVNLSGRGGHTSRPHLTQDLVYALGKIVTEVPAALTRRLDPRAGAALVWGQVQAGNAQNVIPAAGSVSGTLRVLDVGSWRTAADLIEKLVHEVAAPYDVTVDLDYVRGVPPVVNQPASVLALSRAATTTIGAGAVVPTQQSLGGEDFSWYLTDLPGAMARLGTRAPGGKTYELHQGDLVVDERAIGYGAMVLAGAALYHGSGEGTSPVR
- a CDS encoding BMP family lipoprotein, with product MRRALTMTAAMTTLALGMTACGSSESTGGDEKAKTTDLKVGMAYDVGGRGDQSFNDSAAKGLDRAKDKLGAKIKDSSARTGESESAREQRLQSLVDGGFTTVIAVGYAYAEAVGKVAKANPDVNFAIIDDASKASAGTNVAQITFAEHEGSYLAGAAAVMKSKKKHLGFVGGVETPLIKKFEAGFVAGAKKADPKAKVEVNYLTQPPDFSGFADPSKGKTAAQGMYQKGADIVYHAAGGSGAGVFDATASAGKGNWAIGVDSDQAKTAKASVRPLILTSVVKNVDVGVYDFIKSVQVGSFKGGAKEFTLKDGGVSLATTGGNIKDIQPELDKLKKQITNGDIKVPTSP
- a CDS encoding ABC transporter ATP-binding protein gives rise to the protein MSVRPGTVHALVGENGAGKSTLMKILYGVQRPDEGTITINGTQVELHSPTDAIQAGIGMVFQHFMLADNLTVLENVVLGAESMHGIGANARREIERISQAYGLGIRPDALVANLGVGARQRVEILKVLYRGAKILILDEPTAVLVPQEVDELFGNLAELKSENLTIIFISHKLDEVLQVADEITVIRRGTTIDTVDPAAVTARQLAELMVGSELPTPDTEESTVTDRVLLELTDLTLRSGEGPALLNDIDLTVHAGEVVGIAGVEGNGQEELIDIIMGMSDPDEGRVTFLGEDITDWHTRKIREAGVGYVPADRHRHGLLLEAPLWENRILGHQTQAPNVKGQRIDAKAAQADTERIVETYDVRTPGIHVTAGSLSGGNQQKLIIGREMSHAPRVLVAAHPTRGVDVGAQSAIWDHLREARREGLGVLLISADLDELIGLSDTIRVILRGALVGEFDPDTVTAQQLGSAMTGAGDESPDARLDEQEPQA
- a CDS encoding ABC transporter permease, whose protein sequence is MKSTLKLDPRAIGLALAAPVLALLVAVLVTSALLLITGDPVGEVWQQMLKAPQPSQMVDMINSATVLFFSAVAVAIGFRMKLFNIGVDGQYRVAAFAAAAVGGEAWLPGPLNIVLILLTAMACGAFWAGIAGWLKVTRGVSEVISTIMLNAIATGVVAWLLARVAADQAEGSNEIGTKELPESSQIPGLKVFASTEKRVYALVILAIIVGVLYWYVINKTRFGFDLRATGESESAAVASGVDVKKMVFVSMLLSGAVAGLVGMPLLLGESFNYGTDFQAGLGFSGIAIALLGRNTAGGMALGALLWAYLERQAVTLPITTDVDDSIVEIIQGVMVLAVVIAYEVVRRMRLRLEQQEVTKELTAKDTSPEAATSGGDR